A genomic region of Miscanthus floridulus cultivar M001 chromosome 3, ASM1932011v1, whole genome shotgun sequence contains the following coding sequences:
- the LOC136543247 gene encoding uncharacterized protein has product MGAAWGLVSGREASAGGGKASAGGRRRAGRGGGKAGAGGPPEGRPGRPSSPCSTKTGWGGRARPRGGSGAVGRRRRGGAEVGRRGGVAAGRVGRRRGEQRRRRMKCGGSGDGESVGEGVKDEDDGDYLEEMLRNLDQGTT; this is encoded by the exons ATGGGGGCGGCCTGGGGGCTGGTGTCGGGGCGGGAGGCTAGCGCGGGGGGCGGGAAGGCCAGCGCAGGGGGCCGccggagggccggccggggcggCGGGAAGGCCGGCGCGGGGGGGCCGccggagggccggccggggcggCCGAGCTCCCCTTGCTCGACCAAGACGGGGTGGGGAGGCAGGGCGCGCCCCCGGGGCGGCTCTGGGGCGGTggggcggcgtcggcggggcgGCGCGGAGGTCGGGCGGCGCGGTGGTGTGGCGGCCGGGCGCgtggggcggcggcggggcgagcagcggcggcggcgtatgAAAT GTGGTGGTAGTGGGGATGGTGAGAGTGTAGGTGAAGGTGTCAAGGACGAAGATGATGGTGATTATTTGGAGGAAATGCTTCGGAACTTAGACCAGGGCACTACTTAG
- the LOC136545079 gene encoding pathogenesis-related protein 1-like, producing the protein MAYSRKLAPLAVAFATIALLVTPCAAQSSVQDDVVNLHNKARTDVGVKPVSWNESLATYAESYAATRQDDCKLKLSGGPYGENLFWAAGTNYTAADVVGSWVSQKKYYDHASNTCAAGKSCDSYTQVVWRGTTSIGCAYVLCSNSGGLFAICSYNPPGNLDGQSPY; encoded by the coding sequence ATGGCGTACTCACGGAAGCTAGCGCCCCTAGCTGTGGCCTTTGCAACCATCGCCCTGCTGGTGACGCCCTGCGCGGCGCAGAGCTCGGTGCAGGACGACGTCGTCAACCTGCACAACAAGGCGCGCACCGACGTGGGTGTCAAGCCCGTGTCGTGGAATGAGAGCCTGGCCACGTACGCGGAGAGCTACGCGGCGACGCGCCAGGACGACTGCAAGCTGAAGCTCTCCGGCGGGCCCTACGGCGAGAACCTCTTCTGGGCCGCCGGCACCAACTATACGGCCGCCGACGTCGTGGGTTCGTGGGTGTCCCAGAAGAAGTACTACGACCACGCCAGTAACACCTGCGCAGCAGGAAAGAGCTGCGACTCGTACACGCAGGTGGTGTGGCGCGGCACCACCAGCATCGGCTGCGCCTACGTCCTCTGCAGCAACAGCGGCGGCCTCTTCGCCATCTGCAGCTACAACCCGCCGGGCAACCTCGACGGCCAGAGCCCGTACTAG
- the LOC136541396 gene encoding pathogenesis-related protein PRB1-3-like yields MASSSPKLRLACLVAAALALAAIVVAPCAAQNSPQDYVDPHNAARADVGVGPVSWDDTVAAYAQSYAAQRQGDCQLVHSDGPYGENIFWGSAGADWSASDAVGAWVSEKQYYDHDTNSCADGQVCGHYTQVVWRDSTSIGCARVVCDNNAGVFITCNYNPPGNVVGQSPY; encoded by the coding sequence ATGGCGTCCTCGTCACCGAAGCTGCGGCTAGCGTGCCTCGTAGCCGCAGCTCTGGCCCTGGCAGCCATCGTCGTCGCGCCGTGCGCGGCGCAGAACTCGCCGCAGGACTACGTGGACCCGCACAACGCGGCGCGTGCGGACGTGGGCGTCGGCCCGGTGTCCTGGGACGACACGGTGGCCGCGTACGCGCAGAGCTACGCGGCGCAGCGGCAGGGCGACTGCCAGCTGGTCCACTCCGACGGGCCCTATGGCGAGAACATCTTCTGGGGCTCCGCCGGCGCCGACTGGTCGGCGTCCGACGCCGTCGGCGCCTGGGTCTCCGAGAAGCAGTACTACGACCACGACACCAACAGCTGCGCGGACGGGCAGGTATGTGGGCACTACACGCAGGTGGTGTGGCGCGACTCCACCAGCATCGGCTGCGCCCGCGTCGTCTGCGACAACAACGCCGGCGTCTTCATCACCTGCAACTACAACCCGCCGGGCAACGTCGTCGGACAGAGCCCTTACTAG